In Platichthys flesus chromosome 6, fPlaFle2.1, whole genome shotgun sequence, the genomic stretch AACAATAATATATTCAAGGTTATGTAGCTTTGCTCAAAGTTATGTAGCTAACTTGAATGACTTAATTCTGCACCTTACTGATCAGAGTATCAGAAATTGTACATGTATGTTTGAATCTTTAAATCCTTCATTCAAAGAATCCCCCATTTGAGTCAATGGGGTTCTTCAAAAGCACTATGTGCTGTGTTTGGAACCCAACGTTTGGCATCAGCTCTTTGGACAGTTTCGAAGCTTAAAGATTTTTCAAAATTAGGGAAgttttgtatataaatattttatgtttaaattctaaaatataaaaaattattgttttaGTATGGTATAGGAGCAACAATATTGAGTGTTTCTAATTAATCTCATTCCTAATAATATTAAAGATAATATTaagtaatagtaataattataaaaaatgtatacagcACCTTTCAAATAAGGCATCACAAAGTGCTTTTAAGTAAGTTATGGAACACCCCCTGTTATTTAAACCTGCTTTCACATTGCTCGTGAGCAGATACAAAGTTCACAAACTGTCTCTCATGTCAACCAATCTGACCTGCTGCTCCTGGTCCACTGAAGGGTTAACACCATCATCATGCTACAGAATCAAATAAGAACTTAATCAAATTCAGATTAACCAAACTTTAGAGAAACAAAGTGTGCATGTTGAAGTCTTTCTGTGCTTTTCATAATGAAACCTGATCTTTTTCTTTGCCCCTCAGGTATTGCTTCAATGACAGTACCTGTGTACATAGCTGAAGTTTCCCCTCCACACCTGAGAGGTCAGCTGGTCACCATCAACTCCCTCTTCATCACTGGTGGCCAGTTCATTGCCAGCGTGGTGGATGGAGCTTTCAGCTACCTGAGCCATGATGGCTGGAGGTATTTGCTCCATGTTGTCATAGCTTTTCACTTTGTCTGTCATGGCTCTCCCCATTTTGCTTTAAGAGAAACCAACAGACAGTCTTGCCTGGTTAATATAATTCCTCATTTGGCTGTGAAAGTTCTCCATTCATGCTTTAACTTGATGAGGTACCTGCATCAATCACTGACACTTGCACTCTTCTTTAATTTAATGCATTTGATGCCGTGTATTGTCATACACAACCTATACATCAGCAAGCCTGTTTAAACTTTTTGAACCCTCAAATATCAAGACAGCTTAGTTTGTGTGCACTgtagggatgggcgttcgattaaatagtcttcatcgatcgtcgggacgaattttcgattaatcattaatattttcaagttcaaaaatgcactatttataggctttattaaaatgcagtgaaaaaacaaagcgtgtttcctcattgagatctttattacaagatgaacaaaaggTGCTACTAAACACAAATGaccgttgttttttttttttccaaaataaaataataataatataaaaaaacataatgttaaacaacaacttaaccacaaaCATATAttacttaggtctgacaggtttttccaaatgtaactcaaaactatcaaacaaggcactgagtcgagaaagcttcataaaaataaccagtaactctcatacaacctcagcaccagcctacgggtttgtgttgagaaagatgagcatgttaacatgctctggggtcagacgcgaacgcagcctggtgaccgtcagtccagccgccaGAAAAACGCACTCTGAGCGGACTGACGTccccgtgatacacaggtagctccgtgctaacttggctagcctggccaGGGCTCCGGTGTTTGCGCTCCCCTCGACCATATCAGACAACCAGGCTCCTCGACTCCCCCAGTCTCGGGGATGGCTttgcagtattggcagtgaaccaagtcatttttttactcAAAATTgtcccactctacacttcgccatgacctctAATGTTTacttttgaaatggaaatacacggtaactcgcagctagtcgcaggtaactgagtaggcctgtggcccccgtggtcaaatgtggAATTAGCTAATTtctcaatgaaaaaaaataatttcatcgACGAggttcttaatgatcaattaatcgatcgtcgattaattatgcccatccctagtgcACTGTAATATTTGTTTGCTCACAGCACTGAATTGCTTTAGTGCCTCAGGGGTCATTTTGACAGCAAAAGTAAACAGGACAAGCAAACGAGGGATCATGAATACATTGGACTTTAAAAGTGCAATACTGATCCTAAAATCTCACTAAAAGCAGCGTGCCTATCCCCTACAAGGTCCGAACAGTTAAGGTAATCACACAGCTCTAAAACGATTCCCTGGAATGTATTCAAAAGATCCCTGCCAGTCTACAGACCTGAAGTTGAGAGTCAGCaggttttttatgttttatcccttcattcctcctcctcctccttgtccctATTCTGCAGATACATGTTGGGTCTGTCCATTGTTCCAGCAGTGCTGCAGTTCGTcggcttcttcttcctcccggAGAGCCCTCGATGGCTTCTCCAAAAGGGCCGGAGCCAGGAGGCTCTTCAATCTCTGAGTAAGATAAGAGGAGGCCAGAACGTTGAGGAAGAGTACGACACCATCAGAACAAGCatcgaggaagaggagaaagaggcgAATGGAGgtgaaaacaaatctgaaaacgAATAACCTTGAATTCTGAATTTAATGTTTAGTTTTTACCTGAATTCTGAATTTGATGCAAAGTAAAAACTAAACGTTAAAATCAAATATAGTTCCAGGAGTTGAATTTGTAATATGTCATAcatacttttgtttttttgtttgaatgtttaaGGAGGTCTTGTTATTTTGCGGATCATTAGCCACGGTCCTACTCGCAGGGCTCTCTTCGTTGGCTGTGGCCTCCAGATGTTTCAGCAGCTGTCTGGGATTAACACTGTCATGTAGGTCGTCTATTTATCTCGTTTGAGCTCCCTCACACAGTAATTATCTCCCTCCTGCCTGATACCATGGGCCACCACTGTAAAAGCTTAAATTATTAATGAAATCCTGTGTGTCTATGTCTTGACATGAGCAGTATAAATGTTAAACCTTGAAATGCAGAGTTGTTGAGGCTGGGTGCTGACCTGGAAACCAGACCCATCAGATGTAGATGCATAAATCACTTGGCTGAAAAAATGGTTTGACTGTTCTGTGACCCTCTTTGCCCACATCCAGGTACTATAGTGCAACCATTCTGCAGATGGGGGGGGTGCGGGACGACAAACAGGCGATCTGGTTAGCTGCTGCTACGTCTGCTACCAACTTCGTGTTCACACTGCTTGGAGTCTGGCTTGTAGAGCGAGTGGGTCGGCGGAAGCTGACCCTGGGCAGTCTTTTAGGTTGGTCATTTGAATAATGCTACAGGGACTTTATTTGTTACAGACTGACAGATAATAGGATATCGTAACCACTCAAGTTTAATCAAACATATAACTTGTCATTgacattcattattttaatacaattttggGAGATTTGTAGGCAATATTACTTGTTATTAAAAAACCGTTAGCATGTAAATCCGTAATAAATTAACAAATCTAAAAAGACAGTAATGTACTTATTGATcttttacaaaaacacacaacagaccaGGAGATATATGATACACATCCTTTCTCGAGAAAGGAAGGTGGTGCaagctttatttattcataattattatcagaaatgtttttactgttcATATTCTGTCAACATATTTATGACTAGACTGAAAACTTTGGATTTTGGACTGTGTCTTCTTTGATCTTACAGCACAGTGTCTTATAGTATTTAAAAAGTTTTGACTTGACTTAATTTCTCGAATGCAGGTACTGGTCTGAGTCTCACTGTGCTGGCAGTTGGGTTCTTGCTATCTGCCCAGAACTCCCCGCCCGTCACCCTGCACCCAGCTGAAGCTCAGAACTCCACCTGCAGACAATATGGGTAAGAACTCATCAAGCAGCAACATTTCAGTAGCTTCAGTCCATTGTTTGATGCATTAGTGTATCGTCTCATTCACTCAGATAGCATACGTAGGCAATGTGAGAAGGTACATGTTACTTTCTTaatagattagattagattagattagatacaactttattgtcattgcacagtacaagtacactcctgatcaaaatcttaagaccagttaaaaaattgcatgaatttgcattttgcactgttggatcttagaagaagaagaaatgggaacaagagaccaaaagttgtgagcaggcaatttattgaaaacaacaatttaactcaaataggctgttcatcagctgatcaaaagttcagctaaaaaaaaaaaaaaaaatttcctaaaacagacattaaagtgtcaaaaactgaagtTCTGCAAAAAAATTTACCAGTGTTTTGTGACGTCAATATTCTTCCTGCCTCTGTGGTTGTAATGCCTGGTTCTGCTATGTGAGGTTTCTGGTAAACCAACTCTATTGCCTTGAATAATAcagatatttcacaataaaaaaacttgtttaaacaaattaattgattCAGTCAACAGTCACTCTAGAGTGCTTTTACTGTGAAACGGgcacaggaagtgttgcaaatattGAATGTGACATATTCAACAGATAGTCATTTATATTGGcttgatataaatgacagcttGATGGGCTCTGTGAGAAGTTTTACAATCAGCTCTGTCCTCCAGGTTCTGTGAATTCTGCATGTTGGATCCCAGCTGTGGATTTTGTTACCGTGAAAATAGAACCGACGTGTACAACTCCTCCTGCATCCCTGTCAACCAAGCATCCACAGATCATGCAGCGTGGGGAAGGTAGGAGGGATTCATGAGTGTCACAGTACCAACTTGACAACCCAATCCCGTTTAAGTGCATATCATTATTGCAGTTGGATCGTTTTGTACATGAAGTAGACTCGTGAATCACTTTCAGCATCTTTAAAGTTAAAGCTTTTGAGTCACATCCTTGTGCTGGATGATTAAGATTTAATTAAGACACACCAATTGGGAAAACCTGCAGAGTAAAGTTGGtttcaatttctttcttttttttatcatgtagTTGTTCCAACCAGACGGGGGCAAATGACAGTTCACTATGGGCTTACAACTACTGTCCCACATCCTACTCCTGGATCGTCCTGTTGGGGCTCATTCTCTACCTTGCGTTCTTTGCACCAGGTTTGAGAAATCTTACAAGGATCAGTTTGAAATTCTTTCCCAACTTTATTAACACTTAAAATGCTCAAATCTCTGACCCTGCTCAGACCTTGTATTATCATCCATCATgggagatctgatcacaagttgATTTTAAGTTTGTTTATATGCATTTAAACACGTGTTTTTGCGAAGACCACATTATATTGTTGTTAGTGTTGTTACTAACAACAATATagtgttgttattgtgtctACAAACAAAGCAACTTACAGACACAGATAATccttaaaaatatgtttaattaaCTGTCCcgggtcagaggacgtcagctaGGTGGTCTTTCATATGTGGCCAAGGACACATTGGCATTCACACAGTGAAAAGTACTTAGCCACAGATCCACCAGTCCACCTCTGTGTATGTGGTGTGAGTTATCAGATCTCAAGAGGACTGAGAACCAGTACTGACCGGTGACCACATATGATCGGATCACTCAGGATGGACGTTAATACTAGGTCTGTAAGGGGTCACCGATTCGCAAATGGAGAAATGATTTTCTGCCccttttaacaaaaaaaagatctgcctgcacacaaa encodes the following:
- the LOC133955183 gene encoding proton myo-inositol cotransporter-like isoform X4, whose product is MSSLVVSRRQKSESDGERSLIEDSATSGDRLLDQHASTPGFVYVLAFFSALGGFLFGYDTGVVSGAMLLLKKEMNLSALWQELLISSTVGAAAVSALCGGFLNGWLGRKVCILMSSFIFTIGGTILSFAPDKVVLLVGRITVGLGIGIASMTVPVYIAEVSPPHLRGQLVTINSLFITGGQFIASVVDGAFSYLSHDGWRYMLGLSIVPAVLQFVGFFFLPESPRWLLQKGRSQEALQSLSKIRGGQNVEEEYDTIRTSIEEEEKEANGGGLVILRIISHGPTRRALFVGCGLQMFQQLSGINTVMYYSATILQMGGVRDDKQAIWLAAATSATNFVFTLLGVWLVERVGRRKLTLGSLLGTGLSLTVLAVGFLLSAQNSPPVTLHPAEAQNSTCRQYGFCEFCMLDPSCGFCYRENRTDVYNSSCIPVNQASTDHAAWGSCSNQTGANDSSLWAYNYCPTSYSWIVLLGLILYLAFFAPGMGPMPWTVNSEIYPLWARSTGNACSAGVNWIFNVLVSLTFLHVAQFLTYYGAFFLYTGLVVLGLLFVQGCLPETQGRQLEDIENLFTGPLCSCGDSSHSGSHQVQYIRLR
- the LOC133955183 gene encoding proton myo-inositol cotransporter-like isoform X1 is translated as MSSLVVSRRQKSESDGERSLIEDSATSGDRLLDQHASTPGFVYVLAFFSALGGFLFGYDTGVVSGAMLLLKKEMNLSALWQELLISSTVGAAAVSALCGGFLNGWLGRKVCILMSSFIFTIGGTILSFAPDKVVLLVGRITVGLGIGIASMTVPVYIAEVSPPHLRGQLVTINSLFITGGQFIASVVDGAFSYLSHDGWRYMLGLSIVPAVLQFVGFFFLPESPRWLLQKGRSQEALQSLSKIRGGQNVEEEYDTIRTSIEEEEKEANGGGLVILRIISHGPTRRALFVGCGLQMFQQLSGINTVMYYSATILQMGGVRDDKQAIWLAAATSATNFVFTLLGVWLVERVGRRKLTLGSLLGTGLSLTVLAVGFLLSAQNSPPVTLHPAEAQNSTCRQYGFCEFCMLDPSCGFCYRENRTDVYNSSCIPVNQASTDHAAWGSCSNQTGANDSSLWAYNYCPTSYSWIVLLGLILYLAFFAPGMGPMPWTVNSEIYPLWARSTGNACSAGVNWIFNVLVSLTFLHVAQFLTYYGAFFLYTGLVVLGLLFVQGCLPETQGRQLEDIENLFTGPLCSCGDSSHSGSHQVQYIRQGSESSSAQYGAVGSDNAIAYITVSTASKC
- the LOC133955183 gene encoding proton myo-inositol cotransporter-like isoform X3; translation: MSSLVVSRRQKSESDGERSLIEDSATSGDRLLDQHASTPGFVYVLAFFSALGGFLFGYDTGVVSGAMLLLKKEMNLSALWQELLISSTVGAAAVSALCGGFLNGWLGRKVCILMSSFIFTIGGTILSFAPDKVVLLVGRITVGLGIGIASMTVPVYIAEVSPPHLRGQLVTINSLFITGGQFIASVVDGAFSYLSHDGWRYMLGLSIVPAVLQFVGFFFLPESPRWLLQKGRSQEALQSLSKIRGGQNVEEEYDTIRTSIEEEEKEANGGGLVILRIISHGPTRRALFVGCGLQMFQQLSGINTVMYYSATILQMGGVRDDKQAIWLAAATSATNFVFTLLGVWLVERVGRRKLTLGSLLGTGLSLTVLAVGFLLSAQNSPPVTLHPAEAQNSTCRQYGFCEFCMLDPSCGFCYRENRTDVYNSSCIPVNQASTDHAAWGSCSNQTGANDSSLWAYNYCPTSYSWIVLLGLILYLAFFAPGMGPMPWTVNSEIYPLWARSTGNACSAGVNWIFNVLVSLTFLHVAQFLTYYGAFFLYTGLVVLGLLFVQGCLPETQGRQLEDIENLFTGPLCSCGDSSHSGSHQVQYIRVKGSNVLLSDNDASDVE
- the LOC133955183 gene encoding proton myo-inositol cotransporter-like isoform X2, whose translation is MSSLVVSRRQKSESDGERSLIEDSATSGDRLLDQHASTPGFVYVLAFFSALGGFLFGYDTGVVSGAMLLLKKEMNLSALWQELLISSTVGAAAVSALCGGFLNGWLGRKVCILMSSFIFTIGGTILSFAPDKVVLLVGRITVGLGIGIASMTVPVYIAEVSPPHLRGQLVTINSLFITGGQFIASVVDGAFSYLSHDGWRYMLGLSIVPAVLQFVGFFFLPESPRWLLQKGRSQEALQSLSKIRGGQNVEEEYDTIRTSIEEEEKEANGGGLVILRIISHGPTRRALFVGCGLQMFQQLSGINTVMYYSATILQMGGVRDDKQAIWLAAATSATNFVFTLLGVWLVERVGRRKLTLGSLLGTGLSLTVLAVGFLLSAQNSPPVTLHPAEAQNSTCRQYGFCEFCMLDPSCGFCYRENRTDVYNSSCIPVNQASTDHAAWGSCSNQTGANDSSLWAYNYCPTSYSWIVLLGLILYLAFFAPGMGPMPWTVNSEIYPLWARSTGNACSAGVNWIFNVLVSLTFLHVAQFLTYYGAFFLYTGLVVLGLLFVQGCLPETQGRQLEDIENLFTGPLCSCGDSSHSGSHQVQYIRQGSESSSAQYGAVGSDNAIAYITLR